The following proteins come from a genomic window of Gossypium raimondii isolate GPD5lz chromosome 5, ASM2569854v1, whole genome shotgun sequence:
- the LOC105768010 gene encoding abscisic acid receptor PYL2 has protein sequence MDNSSEKPPPHLGLTREEYVELKPLVDAYHNFEPTPNTCTSLVTQRIDAPAEVVWPFVRSFENPQKYKHFIKGCNMRSGDGSVGSVREVTVVSGLPASTSTERLEFLDDEKHVLSFRVVGGEHRLRNYRSVTSVNEFHKEGKVYTIVLESYIVDIPEGNSGEDTKMFVDTVVKLNLQKLGIVAMGSLHEPRHD, from the coding sequence ATGGATAACTCAAGCGAGAAACCGCCGCCTCATTTGGGTCTAACCCGAGAAGAGTATGTGGAGCTGAAGCCTCTCGTTGACGCATACCATAATTTTGAGCCGACGCCGAACACATGCACGTCGCTGGTAACTCAGCGCATCGATGCCCCAGCTGAAGTCGTTTGGCCTTTCGTTCGAAGCTTTGAAAATCCACAAAAATACAAACACTTCATCAAGGGTTGTAACATGAGGAGCGGCGACGGTAGCGTTGGGAGCGTTAGAGAAGTTACCGTGGTTTCGGGCTTGCCAGCTTCGACAAGTACGGAAAGGCTGGAGTTTTTGGATGATGAAAAGCATGTGTTAAGCTTTAGGGTGGTGGGAGGTGAGCATAGGCTGAGAAACTACAGGTCGGTGACATCGGTGAATGAGTTTCATAAGGAAGGGAAAGTTTACACCATTGTTTTGGAGTCTTATATAGTGGATATACCAGAGGGGAACTCTGGGGAAGATACAAAGATGTTTGTGGATACAGTCGTGAAGTTGAATCTACAAAAGCTCGGGATTGTGGCAATGGGATCTCTACATGAACCGAGACATGATTGA
- the LOC105770481 gene encoding protein NDL2, which produces MADSSDSVSIDMESISLGGKEYLVKTHHGTVLVAVFGDQDKPALITYPDLALNHISCFQGLFFCPEASSLLLHNFCIYHISPPGHEFGAPPICPDGFMPSVDDLADQIVEVLNFFGLGAVMCMGVTAGAYILTLFAMKYRQRVLGLILISPLCRAPSWTEWLLNKVMSNLLYFYGMCGVVKELLLKRYFSKEVRGNVQVPESDIVQACRRLLDERQSINIWQFLEAMNGRPDLSEGLRKLHCRSLIFVGENSPFHSEALHMTSKLDRRYSALVEVQACGSMVTEEQPHAMLIPIEYFLTGYGLYRATLSVSPRSPLSPSCISPELLSPESMGLKLKPIKTRISLEV; this is translated from the exons GAGTACCTAGTAAAAACTCACCATGGTACAGTTTTAGTTGCTGTGTTTGGAGACCAAGATAAGCCGGCTCTTATTACCTATCCCGATTTAGCTCTAAATC ATATATCCTGTTTTCAAGGCTTGTTCTTTTGTCCAGAAGCTAGTTCGTTACTCCTCCACAACTtttgcatatatcatattagTCCTCCAGGGCATGAG TTCGGAGCTCCACCAATCTGTCCCGATGGTTTTATGCCTTCCGTTGATGACTTGGCAGATCAAATTGTTGAGGTTCTCAACTTTTTTGG GCTTGGTGCTGTAATGTGTATGGGGGTTACAGCTGGAGCATATATTCTTACCCTATTTGCT ATGAAATACCGGCAACGTGTCCTTGGGTTAATACTTATTTCGCCCCTATGCAGAGCACCCTCATGGACAGAGTGGTTGTTAAATAAG GTGATGTCAAATTTACTATATTTCTATGGCATGTGTGGAGTGGTGAAGGAGTTGTTGCTTAAGCGGTACTTTAGTAAG GAAGTTCGTGGTAATGTTCAAGTACCAGAATCAGATATAGTTCAGGCATGCAGAAGA TTGCTAGACGAAAGGCAGAGTATAAATATTTGGCAATTCCTAGAAGCAATGAACGG GAGACCTGACCTTAGCGAAGGGTTAAGGAAACTGCATTGCCGTTCATTAATATTTGTTGGCGAAAACTCTCCTTTCCATTCCGAGGCTCTTCACATGACATCGAAACTAGATAGAAGATATAGTGCCTTAGTGGAG GTACAGGCATGTGGGTCAATGGTGACGGAGGAGCAACCCCATGCCATGTTGATACCAATAGAGTACTTTCTTACGGGATACGGTTTATACAGAGCGACCCTAAGTGTTAGTCCTAGAAGCCCATTGAGTCCATCTTGCATCTCTCCGGAGCTTCTTTCACCGGAAAGCATGGGGTTGAAGTTGAAACCGATTAAAACCCGGATTTCTTTGGAAGTTTGA